TGGTCAGTCTTCCCGTGACCACGGATGTtggtaaaggatccgaaacggcgggattaaataatattaataaaaccgcgataaaatcggtaaaagtagttttatttaaatgcctaTAGAAACTATCCACTTCTACCTACATTAGaattagaaatataaatgttgagaagttaacattttaattaacaaccGACTTATAAAAGGAAGGGCTTGGATTGACAATGCCATCCACGCTTGCtgttcattaaaattatcttattgGAATTTCTGAAACCCAAACTTAGACAACAATAGTAGGGCTGAAGAGTTTATGCGCACGCGCAACTCAGAAACTGCTGTCCCTGTTTGGAAAAATCCTTTAAGTGTACCTAATCCTTTTATGGCGCGAGGCTTACGCATTCgcagcgtaacacgacgcctacccttcgtgtgcattagttttaagttataacgtttaagttaaatatgttttagtgTATGAttgaattttttaatatttatgtatatattgtattttctatgggcatTAGATGccagctttaaataaataaatacaaaaaaggtaatattaCCTGTTCAGTGTGCGTGGCTCTGGGCGCGTGGTCGTACCGCGGCTTGTTCGGCTTGACCTCGTGGCGTGGCACGATGTCGATCAGGAAATCGAACTGGTCACACTTCGTGATCGCCATTGCTATGTCGTTGCgctgcaaataaaaaatataccgcTATTGTATATCtatgttatagttatcggcacgaaccttgagctctgacctacatctgcgcaagtgatttattagcaaagaaccaatcccgagtgacggctaagacgcgatgcgctgcgcgccaatcaccgctttagcccgcccccacgcctcacttcataccacaaaagggacccaataaattacttctgtgcAGGTGAGGTCAgagtcagagctcaagattcgtgccgataagtATAATATCGTTACCAATTGTCTTCAAGGAAAAAAccttacaaataaaacatacgTTACAATACTGATCTTTCAGGTTAGAATTTTTTCAGcaaaacaacttttaaaataaagaacgAAATTAAATGTGTTATTGAGCCATCTCAATTAAAATTCCATTCCAAAATACCATAACAGTGTTTgaataacaagaaataaaatatgaaatagtcaaatataaagaaaacctaaaaaaatCCTACATTAACATGTACAcatattttggatatttttcttatatatttgtATCTACAGGCAGGCTCCAAAAGTAGGTACTgactttcactgttgggaagcgaCAGTATTCTCGGGTAAcagaggctacattttatccgggtacgaacAGTTCATTCACaaggaacgcgggtgaaactgcgagaaacACCTACTTGGCTCTAAAAAAGCCTTAAATCTTTTGGGATTTTCGAAGGTTTCAGCTTAATACCTGTAAGGTTCTTCTCTTATTATCCTCAGTATGTGCCCAGGCCCTGAGCGTGAGTTCGTGTATAAAAATCTCGGCAGCTTTAGCGAACAGCACGGGAGCTTCGGCAGATATCATCTTTACTTCTTCGTCCAATTTCATTATCTTCTTTATACGGGCTAGAGGCAATGCTTGGGATTTGAAGTCCTCCTGGAAACGTGGAGAAATATCTGTTACTGATTTTGTTAATTCTCGACGTAAAAATAgggttgttttgtttgttacaaaattgatagatagataaaaattaaaacgtttattcaggacaaacaaaaagacaccacaaaAAGTGGGTAAAAAGACagacataaaatacaaacagaaaTGAACGGCGCGGTGTACTGTCCCAAGTTTGCACCGAATGAGAGTCCAGCTtagcatgtgtcaggtagaatacctgacgctggtattctgctAGATCCCTGGATTGACCGCTATTGTGTCAATGGTTTAGGCTGTGATTTTTAGTTGAATGTTGGTTGGCCAGATTGTGGTACATATGTAGATAGATAGCAACGTTTCATGAAAATCGGCTTAGTAGCTGTCTTtaagtttcaagttttttttttcaataagtagTGGCAGTTTTAAGTGGCCAATAGAATATTTGTGCTCAATTTGTACAAGAGTGAGCGGGACGAGAATTCTGATAAACGAAagtgttttataaacttttccCTCCACTTTCGTGAGTCTGGACCTAAGTAGAATATTGTACCTACAGCGTACTACAAGCCTACTTTACGTGTGACTCCATGTAAGAACTTACCGCATTAACCTTCTTGATGTCATCGGTGACCTTACACCAGAACTGCTGTAGACTCTGCTGCGGAGACTCTACAGGGGCACTGTCTTCTCCTATGATGTCGCTGTCCACCTCATCGGCAACCCCTGACGCGCCCGCCTGGTCTCTGCAAGAGTTTATTTCAACACAGTATTAAATGAGTTGttgttttttgaactttttagaGCATAGTTTAAGATCGGCGACAGTTCTAGACCGAAATCAACCGGCagcgggctgcgggattgttcgaaagagttaccgcggccctggtacataaaaggcttaagaggacatggtggggtttagtcagCTAACCCACaacgagaggggtcatttgatcaTATCCCATCAAAAGAAAAGATCAACCAGCTGCACAAGacataacataggtacatattagtCTGCACGATTCTACTGGttcgatgggacggcaatccgacatgacTGGAGAGATATCAGGCGCAAGACCGATATTTACGTGCTCAAAGTAAGGCCCTCCACCATTAATTTCCATACTTCAGGCTACTTATTACAGTGAATGTTTCTGGATGTATGAAATGCGATCTTGGCTCGATCCAGGAATCGAActtctgggccccgattctcctaagttaataatgtcaaaatctaatagaaatcgaatcgcaatatgatcgcaatagcagttttaaccatatcgggcactctgctactaataaaagaccaatcgtattctattgacatttgattggtgtgcgattggtctgttattttggtaattttggtctatacggtagtttgctgtacaatcattttgcaatcgtaaatcatttgcagacaaaatgattcattattgaatgacagaaaaggataaaaacgtttaccaacttcaaagaaaaaatagcggaatgccacatacgcttcaatcgtaatcgagtcgggattggatcgcagtcgaacgtgtaTCGTATgatgcttaagtaaaattaggagaatcgggcccctgatccCGCGCACGGCAATCGAACTTGCGACCGAACCAATGGGAAGTAGTGACTCCATAAtgtataaatttatttattttacgtaatCGATCACGTTCAAGAGTGGTGATTGGCTTATCGTATCCAAgttaatcattaaaattttcctttaattaaatatataaaataatgcgCACAAAATATACAATGTTACATTCTGCATTTTATCCCGATCTTTCATggtgtacctacttagttttacGAGATTcagttttaaccgacttcaaaagaggcggttctcaattcgtcgtaATATTCTTATATTGAAATACGCatagctttataattttattttttaaattaaattactaccTGGAAAACGAACTTTTTTTAGGCTTctgcattattttcttttatataagaTACGATTAAAGGgtcatgttaaaataacaaattaatggCTGGATTGGAGCTCCCGTGATATTTATGTGTGCCATGACCTTAAAGGTTAGGTACTGCGATTGTCCAACTGCGCACTATAGCTCAGTGAGAAAGCTGCGCATTAAAGCTTGAGGTAACGGGTTCCCTTCCTGCCTTTGACGTTTATACGTATATTCCTAGTGATACGCCTAGTTTTCTATATCGAATTTTAACTCTATTAGCAGACTAGAACATAATGAGTTTTTACGCAAATATCAACAGTGGATACTTCATCTTTGGgcatgatattatttataatactataagcggtttcacccgattACCCAGGAAACTTATTCTCGTGcccagataaaaaatagcctatgttcaGTGCAGACAGTGTAGCTtcttaacactgaaagaattatacaaatcggtttagtagttttggagcttATTCGATTCAAActaacaatcaaatctttcctctttacaCGTATATTAGGTACATAGTATAGTTAGCTGAAAATTACTTGTCTAAATTGCTTattgtttagtaaataaaacgcTGATGATcattattgtaacaaaatattgatatatgtaggtacgaCATCTAGATAAGTGAcctgaaaaactgaaaaacttGTTGATGTGTATTTAATAATctgataagaaaaatataaaaacaacaagCAAACCTGTGGGCCAAACATATACTATAAAGATTACGCTGCAGAATGTTGTCTTTGATAATAAATTTGGAAAatacgatttatttattcacaacaTAAACATCGTAGAACTAAGTGTAAAGTTTAATTTCagcaatatattttatcaaaagagGAACTTACGCAGGTACAAAGAAACACACGGACATCTTGTCTCACAATACCACGACACGCCGACCTCGAGTTTTTCACAAAATACAAAGTCTccgcaaaataaattattggaaAATCGCTATTAGAAAATAAGTAACCGCTTccaaagttaataaaaacacaGTAACCAATAATCAGTGTAATATTTGGAGATCTCCAATCAACAATTACTGAAAATGCGCCCGACACACGATTCGTCCACCGATGACCAGTCACAAGCTTGACGTTTAGTTTGTGTTGCTACACTTTGCAGAAGTTCGAAAGCTACCAGTtttcattctttatttaaaattaaattatgactgattttatttgttacttaaaTACTTTGAAAGCAGAAAtcattttataatctatttcagTCTAAAAATAGGAAGCATAATAATTGCAAAATCGTCAGCGAAATGAACTTTAGATTTTTACCTACTGCCAAATGGTAGAACTCTATGGAATGAATTGGCAATTAAACCGGAAACAGTGGAACGTCAGTTGACGTCACCAAAGTAGCGTCTGCTAATAAAATGGCGGCGGCGGAGATTCAGATAGTGAATCCCTCTAATTTAGCAAAAGTAGAAAGGTAAATTAACTAAATTCAGTCTTAAGTGTGTCATTTTTGACAAAGATCAACAAATATATACGATAGTTATCAGTTCTGGTGAAAAAAGTGTCATATCAGGAGCACggtttttgatgtttgtttttgcCTTGAATGTTTCAGTTTTCTCAATGACCCGAGTTATAAAGAGATTATTGAGAACTCGTCAACGTTCAACTCGCGATTATGTGCGGAACGGAGGATGCGTATGCCGTTTATCGACACACAGACCGGTGAGAAATCGATTTTGTCTATCGTACATACTGTGTTGACGCCCACTTCACTCGATAGTAATTTCATAAACATTGGCTTGAAACACTGTAAAACCAATCTAAATCATCATTAATAGGTTGCCGGCCTATTTAGTTGATAGTCACGCAAGATTTACCATTGATAAAGTGCTTCGATAAAGTTTGTAACATGCTGAAAAGTGTTTTGCCCTTTTCTCTCCTGTAACGTTGCACATCTTACTATCCTGCTCTAAAAATCAATCCGACTGCAATCTTTGTTTGAGGTATCAATAGGTTTGAGCTTCTACTTGTATGAAAAGCTAAGTATTGCTCTATTGCTATGATGGATACTAGAATATAGAGAATCTATATGtcatgaaaatacaaaaaacggCATGTCAAGGTTGTACATTACATGCCCTTACttaattactattatttattaggtttctGTTGGGGCAATAATGAATGTCATATTCAGTATAAGATGCTATGTTTGTAAACACATGCATAACAAAACAGAACATACTAGAGTGgggtaaattattaataaaataaacaattgcaaATAGTTGTGTGAATAAAAAGGTTATGTATTTTGTCTATGATTATCAGGTGTCGCACAGAGCCactgcaatttatttatgacaagAAGACAACGCATGCCAGGCCAGAAAGAAGGACAAGTGTACACATACCCAGCTCAGAGgtaaataattatgtcaataaCAGAAAAGACTGATCACCATAATTATGTCTAAATGATTCCCGTGCTTTCAACCGCACCTTGTGAGCAGTTTTCCCTGCATCCGGATAAAAGAGTATTCTGATGAATTAGCTGTTTCATCTAAGATATTACTTTTTCATCAATATCTGTCCAACTATATGCACTCATGTTGGTTATAGCTTATACAACATTTCTTCACAAATCAGAAGCATAATTAGAAACATGCATATGTGCTTATTTGTTGTTTAcatcttgtattttttaaagccaATATTGGTTTTCACGCTGTTCCTTATTTCTAATAATTGTAAATGGTCTCCAAGAGAAGTCAAAATGTTAATCTAATCATACCAACTGCATATTGAAGAGAAATGGTTTAACTCTTTCCAAGTCTGATGAAGATCTTCCTATGATAAAGTTATTATCCTTTCTATGTATAATTaacaaatacctatgtataatctAGATGGCGCAAAGCCCGCCGCCAATACCTTACAATGTCATCAACACGATGGGGTTGGGCCGGAGCACCAGACTCTTTGGATGTCACCGGTGAAGGAGAAAACAGTTCCGGTGTCCCCGGAGACGCACTAGCTGGTGATGATAGCAGGGACGGCTCACAGACTGCTGCTAAAGATGATCCAAAGGtaacaaattaaatacgttCACTACAGATTTCTATAACTCATCTATCTCTTTAGCGATTATATATTGAAATTCGACATCTTTTATGTGGAGTTaacatcaaaattcattttCCAATTGCAAAGTGTTGGCAATATAGAAAGCCGttaattttttaagttattgttgTTACCTCTATTTACTTTACACATACTAAATTGATCTTCATAAGTGTGCCCTGAATCATAACAGTGTCTTATTATTACTTCAAAATTGTATCTATTCAATTGAGCACACCCCAACAAAAGAATGTGCTAACGTCTCTCAAAAGCACTCTCTTCCCCAGGAATGGTTCTACGATGAACTAGCAATGGAGGAAATGGAGACAGGTGAAGAGCCAGAAGCTGAGTCTGATGAGGACTACTATGATGATACGTACGCGAACAGACGCAAGCGGCGCGGCGGGGCCACGCCGACGGGGCCCGGGTCCCGCGGGGGCCGCACGCGGAAATCGCAGCCCGATGACACGCCCGCCAAGAGGGGCAGAGCTGTGAGTATGATATCGGAAACGTTTCactacttgttttattttttttttaatttttgtaggtTTTGTGATGCTTTTGGCGTGTATATAGAGTGAATTTCTAGTATAGAGGATCTTAATGATATTCTGAAGTGCAGAAGTTGTATGAAATTGATATTGTAAGAAAGTAACTAAGTGACAACTTTATTGTCAAAGGAGCTCATTGGTGGAAAAAAggaaaaactattttactttTCAAAGAAAAGGGACTAATTCCTGAATTACATGTTATTTAATATACCTTCAGTATAAAGCATTAatcttacttatataaaatgatCACTTATGGTTACTAAAAAGACTGGAGGCCAGGGATCTCGAAATAAGTAGAACATATTTAAAACCTCCAAAATATTACTGTACTGAAGGCAATATGTTTGCAGGGGCGAGGTCGCGGCAAGCGCGCACAAGGAACTCTTCCATACGAGGTGCCCGGCGACAGCGAGAAACCTTTCGGCTGTGAACGTAAGTCTTCTCGGAGGAGGCACTAGCTGGCCCGCCCTCACTCAGGTCCTTAGTAGTACGCAACCTCCTTGCAGTTACAACACATATCATGAAGTTTGGCAAAGGGGAATGGGACTGGCACGAAAGAACATTGAGATTTGacacaaataaagaaattaacatttgaatttggaatggtAGGAAATGAGGActgaagcaaaaaaaaaaacatttgaatttggaactgaTGTTTGTTGATGGTTCTCTTTTAAAACCTCCATGGTTATCGATTTCTTATATGaacttatgtaaaatatgtCTGTCCCATTCCCTATGACCAGCTTCcaaaatacaaattcaataaTCTACAGCAACGCCAACAAGATACCTATACCAATATATAAGGAATAGTTTTATAGATACATTTAGCATAGATTGTATACCCTACAACGAAAACAATAGTTGATACAGCTAGACATTCCTGTGAGTGCAATATACTACCGTAGATAGCCAAGCAGATGATTATGGCAACACTgggaaaaaaatacagtttataCTGTTTGCTTATTGAAATATTTGGACTGTGTATGGCAATACAATAGAACTGATTGTaagatttctttagaaaaaattataaagctttTTATCCTTAAACCTTCTCTTGAGTGATTGAATGGCTATTTTACAGTGCACTGAATTTAATATTGatgtttttgtacttttttctCATTTCGATTTCGATGCATTCTTCATTTCATAATATATTCTCGAATGTTCCAAATGATTTATCTGCTTGGATCTATCTACTAAAACATAATCCTACACATGAAAATCCACAAGATAACAAAGTGAATTTTTGCTCAACAATGGTGTAGCATAGGACCTGAGCGTTTGTAGAAGTAttcaatgataaaaaaatatatacatttattcGAGTTTTCTGGTcaatgcaaataaaaacaaggaaaaataaGGTTGACAAAGTTTAACTTAAGTTTGGCtctattaaatttaatatttatttttcgtttcatcatctgcctagccttctcCTTATATGGTTATTATTCAAAAAGCTATTAACTTAAATTGTACCTGAGTGCGTCTATGGTTTGTTAGATACTGGACTACTGATagagttaaaattatataaatctaataaattattatattagcatgcataattagtaatattttattattggcaataaattttaaagtaaagaaaatatatttaaatgtatgtaataatatatttacagtgGATGTCTATATAATCTATTCATTGATTTGggattagagattgaaatttgacaatctatatgaagctaatgttaaaattcaatctTTAATCGCAGATAGATGGAAAGATCGGTTATAGAAATCTTCCGCTAGTGTAGTATCAACGTTTTGGATAGTTCGCACATTGGTTGAGGTCtacattttgttgttatttgcaTTGACCAGTCAACTCAAGCTGGAtagatttataaacaaaatatcattGAGGTAAGCATTGCATAGTTGTAATAGTGCAGGGCCAATGAGTACTGTAATATTTAGCGTTATAGATACTAGGCCGATTCGTATGCAAACCTACGGAAATACTTATTATTGTATGCtctttcacaaaatataaaattgagtaAAAATATAGAGAAATAACATCAAATGTTATTACAGATTGACCGGTCTGGTCATTTTGCAAAACTTGTTGAAAAATATCTGGCAGCTAACCACATAGATACTACATAGTTTTAAAAGAGaatacgtattttaaaatgtcttcCATGTCCATATAAAATCCTTGCTAAAATAAGTGTCCGAATGGTATTAAAATCTCAGCCCTTCTACTCGACCTAAGTTAAGCGAATACACTAGTGTGGAAAAGCACTTCGTCTTACTTAGTACAAAATTACCTCACAACGTCTTCCGGTTCTTGCGCCCGAGTCTAAGCGTCCGAAGTGTGTGTATTGTAGCTAGAAATTGACAAGGAATTCACTTATTCCCTTTATccattatcatctcccgagcctattcccaactattttagggtcggcttccagtctaaccggatgcagctgagtaccagtgttttacaaggagcgactgcctatctgacctccttaacctagttactcgggcaatccaataccccttggttagactagtgtcagacttactggcttctacaCGTAACAATTGCCAAGGATCTTCAATGACATTTCCTTTAGCAATAAGCTCCCTAAATATATATTGTaggaaaatttaaaacatagcACATTAATGATCCAACCATGAACAGCTGTTCTTCCAATTAAAAGAGCGTAAGGACATACAATAATAAGCGTGAAGTTTGTAACGAGTCGCAAACATGCCTTTTTATtgttgtgtatgtatgtatgatgtgAATATTAGCTAGCGTAAGAATCTCGAAACACTATCGGAATTAAATGAAATTGCTAAATTTTAGATAATATTACTAGGAGATGTGTTTGTACAGTGCTCTGTGGAAACGAAAGCGTTAGATCTGATAGAAAATATCTGATTTGTAGACTGGTTTTATTGGCTATCTTTTACTCAAATGTGGAAGAAATAATCTCGTACATATTGGTAGAATTTTTAGTACAAGTGGCACAGTTATCATTACATAGTGGATGGGATAGCAAAATCATGCCTGTTTGTGGTCCTCTAAAGCCCATACTGATAaagaggtatttttttatacaatgagatagttataaaaaataataagcggGATGATGGTAGTTCTCGTTTTTCTTTTCTGGCAATACTAGTAATAATTGGTaggattaaattaaatttagtaATATTTCCGCGTTGTTTCTACAGAACACTGCAAACTGTTAGGAATTGGAAGGTTATTAGtggtcattttatttaattatttataattgtaaTTGCGAAAATGTAATGCATTTAGATTGAGTTACTGTTAAGGccaaatttttgagttttgctgAGAAGCTGAGGGCTTGGGAAATTGTCGAATATTTGAAGCGAAATTGCAAATTATCTTTAATTTTGcttgatattttctttttaactcTTTCACTAGAGACAGGACGGTATGCTTGAGgccttataataaaaaatgtgctGGTAAAAAATCGCGGGAAATAAATGTAATCGGTTTCCTTTCATTTATATCTTGTATAGTCTTCTATAGTCTGTAGATTTTTTTGCGGAATGGGATCTTTTTACAGAGCAATGAAGTTTATGGTAGAAAGCAGTAAGCAACCTCTTTGTAAGATGGACTTTATTGATACAGAGAATATTGAATAATTCAATTGTCACAGTTTGAAGATTAAAGTTAGCAATCTCACGTGgtagttaaaaatatgaaaatctttCTTCTACTTCTATTTAGTACTTAGCCTTAGCTTCTCAGTGAGAACAACTGAATTATTGACTTTTAACCTTTTactgtatattttgttaattatgatTATCTTCGCGTTATATGCCGCGTGGATTTAAGACCTTTAGGCATATCTTGCCTTATATCTTCCTAAGGTTGGCAGAAACCGTGTACTTCCTGAATTTACTCATTTGTAGGTAACCGGCTTGCGTTTTGCTAACGATACTACTATTCATAGTTACAgacgtttttattaataatagcCATACTTGTGTATATGTCTTTTATTACTCGGCGACTCGGCCCATACTGCGCATAGAAAGTCTATCTATAATAAAAAGAGagtaaaaaagaatattggATTGTTCTACAAAGTGTAATGTTAGCAAAGCGTGAGCCTTAAACCAATAGAAGGATTATAAAAGTGTGCGTACATTGATGACTAACCGGTAAGAACCTTTATAAGAGTTGAATACGGTATATACGCCAATAATATATTGCCGGTTATATTCAAGCGTCATTCACACTCAGCTACAGTCAATTAAATgcaaaaagttcaaaaaatactgaaaaagtgAAACTAAAACACCAATGAatggaattatttttttcactgcCACATAATCCTttattattgattgaaatgtagcgtagttgtgttatttataatgtAGGCTAGactagttattattataatattttacattattctaATTTAAATCGAATTCTCTTTACTCTGTACGAAGTTGGTTCAATTTTAAATCGATTTGTAAAGAGAAtcgattttaaatgttttctttcacgTGAAGATATGATTGGTAGCCAGTTTCATCGCAGCGATTCAAGGCTATTGTGCCTTATATACTAAATGTATGTGTTCAAGTATGTTTAAGAAGTAGGGTGCGTGTTTTGGTAgtcaaaaaaattaataaaaaaatatatcgacgTTTTGCACCTAATGTGAATTGGCCAGTTTGTAAAAGCGTGCGATATAATACCTCCTTGTACGGAGGCGGGAAATCATGTTCCTATTTCAAATTTTGCCGCTAAAAATCAACATTCTATGCCTATTTCTGGCCAGTACGCACGTACACCAACCTCCATCGTTGCGACTCCATGCACCATTCATAACTTCACGGGCCTTCTGAACCGGATCTTATGAAACCATCACAAGTTTTGAATcacaatgttttgaattttatgcACCGATTGGTTGAACGTGTACGACTCATGTGTCTgtgatagtttatttattttattcgatttCTCTGGTTGATAGATCTTAAGAAATTTTTGGTTTTTTGCTTCCACAATGACTAAAGTTTTGCGGTGGAAAATTGCCCTTTAGTATtcgttttctttaaaaagtttttacgcCATTTTCGCATTCTTTGATGAAGTTATAATTGCCATCAGTATAAAAAATGAAGATATACAAACTTCTTTAGgaatttttatgattttgggATCAGATTTTTTTGTGGGGTTTTCCGAAAGTCATCTGGATTAGTATCAAGTTAAAGTCCCTGGTTGTCAAAGAGCAAATAGGTCGAGCTTTTGCAATAATTCGGCATAATcctatttataatacaatatatCAAAATTTCAGTATTATAGTAAAATTTTAGTCATTGTATATCTCTTCTTGCGTTTGGTTAACATTTAtacgatttaattaattattgaatgtgAGGGAATATGACATAAATTATCTG
The DNA window shown above is from Helicoverpa armigera isolate CAAS_96S chromosome 25, ASM3070526v1, whole genome shotgun sequence and carries:
- the LOC110382482 gene encoding nuclear transcription factor Y subunit gamma isoform X2, with protein sequence MSVCFFVPADQAGASGVADEVDSDIIGEDSAPVESPQQSLQQFWCKVTDDIKKVNAEDFKSQALPLARIKKIMKLDEEVKMISAEAPVLFAKAAEIFIHELTLRAWAHTEDNKRRTLQRNDIAMAITKCDQFDFLIDIVPRHEVKPNKPRYDHAPRATHTEQMSHQHQATLTQNAAAPQIVIQPCAQTSAAASTSSNNVVSQQPVTLVQQVVTPSGELQQLPIQLTQAQLNMIRLQVQNNPNQPIIIQAQSQQSPQIIQVQSQAQHQPQQQVFLAQVASSQEDS
- the LOC110382482 gene encoding nuclear transcription factor Y subunit gamma isoform X1 is translated as MSVCFFVPADQAGASGVADEVDSDIIGEDSAPVESPQQSLQQFWCKVTDDIKKVNAEDFKSQALPLARIKKIMKLDEEVKMISAEAPVLFAKAAEIFIHELTLRAWAHTEDNKRRTLQRNDIAMAITKCDQFDFLIDIVPRHEVKPNKPRYDHAPRATHTEQMSHQHQATLTQNAAAPQIVIQPCAQVVQTSAAASTSSNNVVSQQPVTLVQQVVTPSGELQQLPIQLTQAQLNMIRLQVQNNPNQPIIIQAQSQQSPQIIQVQSQAQHQPQQQVFLAQVASSQEDS